Genomic segment of Schistocerca piceifrons isolate TAMUIC-IGC-003096 chromosome 1, iqSchPice1.1, whole genome shotgun sequence:
tcaaagcattacattggcccatttaaaattgtgctgccccctgtgagaatcgaactcacgacccctggtttacaagaccagtgctctgcccctgagctaaggaggctgctacagcttacacctctttgcgatcgctacagccctcgagaaaaatacatttcagagtcctgaaaatgcgtacaaagatttactctgccacaacaattcgctaccactgaggtccacagcgatgactgacgggtgctgccgtctttcgtctatcgtcatctgtgatcttggctcaggcccgaaaagacacgctattttgaaattttcggttcaaagcattacattggcccatttaaaattgtgcggccccctgtgagaatcgaactcacgacccccggtttacaagaccagtgctctgcccctgagctaaggaggctgctacagcttacacctctttgcgatcgctacagccctcgagaaaaatacattcagagtcctgaaaatgcgtacaaagatttactctgccacaacaattcgctaccactgaggtccacagcgatgactgacgggtgctgccgtctttcgtctatcgtcatctgtgatcttggctcaggcccgaaaagacacgctattttgaaattttcggttcaaagcattacattggcccatttaaaattgtgctgccccctgtgagaatcgaactcacgacccctggtttacaagaccagtgctctgcccctgagctaaggaggctgctacagcttacacctctttgcgatcgctacagccctcgagaaaaatacatttcagagtcctgaaaatgcgtacaaagatttactctgccacaacaattcgctaccactgaggtccacagcgatgaccgacgggtgctgccgtctttcgtctatcgtcatctgtgatcttggctcaggcccgaaaagacacgctattttgaaattttcggttcaaagcattacattggcccatttaaaattgtgctgccccctgtgagaatcgaactcacgacccctggtttacaagaccagtgctctgcccccttttttttttttttttttttagtgtatgaaataggaacattttaatatttttcacctAAATGAATATTCTGTAACAAAAGTTACTTAATAAAAACAGACCATAAATAATTGATAATACTGCACAGAATTTTGACAATAAATATTTGTTAAAACAGAGTCTGACATTTTAACAGTAAAGTCTAAATGTCTTCATTCCGCTTCAAAACATATCTCCCAGAACATTCTTCATGCTGGGAAAGTACAGGACAGGAATATTTTCTGTTACTGAGACTTACTTAGAACGACAAAATGTAATTTTGTACATTTTCTGGAAGGAAGTACTAACTGTACAAAACACATTCAACAAAATAACAGCAAAGGCAGAAAACAGCGAAATCACTTTTCATTAAGGAACTATATGACAATATCTACAAGCTGAAATATGGTTCACATTTCCAAAAATACACTTCACATTTGTGAAAATGTGTTGCACACATTATAAGGCACTTAATGAAACACTGTTCAAATACATTTATCAGTTTTTAAGACTAATTTTGATTAGACTTCACTACAACTTCTTTCAAACTTCCTGAAAGTACCTGACTTCTGGTTTTAGGAGTTCCCAGGGTAGTTGAACCATCTTTAGCTATAAAAAGTTGCAACCCCaaattttcatcattttcattTGGCTGATCATGTATGGTTGACCTAATAAGTTCATCAATCAAACTATCAGCATCAATTCCACTACCTGAATTACTATCACGAATAATTCCATGCTCTGCCTTCTTCCGCCTATCTAAAGATGATGTCTCGTCAAGTCCTGAAGTTTCATTGAAACAAAAACCAGTGCTGGAATTTCTTGCATGTCTATATATCTTGGGGCTGCTGTGCCATCGATGATGGCTGTAGCCATTGACAGTATGCAAGTCAGTATTATTGTTCACACTGCTTGATGTTGGACCACTTTCAAGACGAGCTGTAGAGTATTCACCATTTTCAGTGCTCGATACAATCTCTATCTGCCTGTCTCCTTCTTTAACTACAGGCTCAACATTTGGAGCAATTTCACATGAAGTTAATCCCAGTCTTTTTCTGGATAAGCTGCCACTAGCTGGTGTTACACCTGTTACTGACTTAGCTGTGGGGCCACTTGAAAGAGTAGCTCCTCTTTCACAGCTGTCAGCttcattgttgtcttgttttgtaaCAGGACTGGGTTTTGCTGATGCAGATGGTACCTTGAACAGAATATCACCTGAAAGCAAATTCATTTTTATGGAAACACCAAGCACTGAATTATCTTGTCTCTGGTGTGTACCATATCCTTCCAGTAGATACCGCCTTGCAATTTCACCACAGCCTGCAAATTCTGCAAGATTTACAGTACAAAAACCAAGCTTTTGAAATGAGCGACCACCCTTCACTTCTCTGCGAACAGATATTCGAAGGATACACGGGTTAAGTACGCCAGTAGACGCGTTAGCTGTCATTTTACAGTCAAACTGAAATTTTGCAGCCCACTGCACAGTATGTTCGCGTACTTCCTCCCTGCTAGAAGTTTCGGTGAAGCCTCCCCCATTTAGTAGTCTCACTTTAGCAAACAGTACTGCGTTGATGAAAGGTACCGCAGTCAGTTCTTCTACACAGATTTCTACCTGAAACTTGTAATATTTTTTCCTTTGCAGCATAAATGCCATTTCATTGATGTCACCTGGAGTACTATCAGTGCACTGTGATCAGTCAAACTCGAAAAACAGTGGACAACAGCGTACAAACACACACGTAATACGACGTAACAGGTATAAGAAGCTAACAAAACCGATGACAGGAAACTCCAAACAGCTGATCATATACCTCAAATAACGCAATGACACACGACTAACACATCCGACAGCAGCTCCGCAGAGACTGCCGATCACGCGTATCACGCTTAACGTAATAATTAACACCTTGGCAGCGACGTCACTCAATCTCGAGCTACGTACACACCAGTTTTAACACATTTTATCAGAGGCGCTTCtgtgcccctgagctaaggaggctgctacagcttacacctctttgcggtcgctacagccctcgagaaaaatacatttcagagtcctgaaaatgcgtacaaagatttactctgccacaacaattcgctaccactgaggtccacagcgatgactgacgggtgctgccgtctttcgtctatcgtcatctgtgatcttggctcaggcccgaaaagacacgctattttgaaattttcggttcaaagcattacattggcccatttaaaattgtgctgccccctgtgagaatcgaactcacgacccctggtttacaagaccagtgctctgcccctgagctaaggaggctgctacagcttacacctctttgcgatcgctacagccctcgagaaaaatacattcagagtcctgaaaatgcgtacaaagatttactctgccacaacaattcgctaccactgaggtccacagcgatgactgacgggtgctgccgtctttcgtctatcgtcatctgtgatcttggctcaggcccgaaaagacacgctattttgaaattttcggttcaaagcattacattggcccatttaaaattgtgctgccccctgtgagaatcgaactcacgacccctggtttacaagaccagtgctctgcccctgagctaaggaggctgctacagcttacacctctttgcgatcgctacagccctcgagaaaaatacatttcagagtcctgaaaatgcgtacaaagatttactctgccacaacaattcgctaccactgaggtccacagcgatgactgacgggtgctgccgtctttcgtctatcgtcatctgtgatcttggctcaggcccgaaaagacacgctattttgaaattttcggttcaaagcattacattggcccatttaaaattgtgctgccccctgtgagaatcgaactcacgacccccggtttacaagaccagtgctctgccccttttttttttttttttttttttttttttacttttcaaaatttcacttttttaatgtATATTGATAAAACATGATGTctgcttttacacacacacacacacacacacacacacacacacacacacacacacaaggttggAAATGAGCACAAAGTACAGTGTCTCACTAAAGATTATGTTTACATAATTCTGTGAACACTTGTTCAATGAATACCTATTCTGTTCACAATATATTGTACTGGTTAACAATTTTTcatgatgtacacacacacacacacacacacacacacacacacacacacacgtgcgcgtgcACGTGATGGGAATGAGCACAAAATACAGTGTCTCACTAAACATAATGTTTACATAATTTTACAAGCGTGCGCAGGTGATGGGAAATGAGCACAAAGTACAGTGTCTCATTAAACATAATGTTTACATAATTTTACAAATACCTATTCAATATGTACCTATTCTGTTCTTGTAATGGTTAACAACTTTTTTGACGTCCTCAACAGTGCTCACAAAATTTAATGCTTTCATAATTAATTGAGAATATGGCAACTAATTATGATTCTACATATATACTGGTAGATTTCTGAAATAGTAAATACATTATATGGGGTGTAGGAAAGATGTAACAGTTCTCTCATTACAGACAAATGCACAGGCAAAAAACAGGATAAAGAAATGAAACCTACATCATTTCATTAAGTTTGCAGCTCTAGAGAAGCAATATACATCAATTATTCAATTTCCTCAATTCCATGGAATGGATTGATCACTGTTAGTAACATTGACAACAGGTCTCACTGATTATTCAAGGCTTAATCAGTATGAGCCACATGTTTTTACACGAGTTCATAGACTCGATTTCCCTTGCATTTTACATTTTAACTACTGCTAAAAACCATGTACTTGACTATATAAACATACTTCAGCAATATAAAGTAcaccaattatttaaaaaaaaacacacacacacacacaccaaaaatgaCAACATTGGCTTTATCATA
This window contains:
- the LOC124797243 gene encoding protein FAM102A-like, whose product is MAFMLQRKKYYKFQVEICVEELTAVPFINAVLFAKVRLLNGGGFTETSSREEVREHTVQWAAKFQFDCKMTANASTGVLNPCILRISVRREVKGGRSFQKLGFCTVNLAEFAGCGEIARRYLLEGYGTHQRQDNSVLGVSIKMNLLSGDILFKVPSASAKPSPVTKQDNNEADSCERGATLSSGPTAKSVTGVTPASGSLSRKRLGLTSCEIAPNVEPVVKEGDRQIEIVSSTENGEYSTARLESGPTSSSVNNNTDLHTVNGYSHHRWHSSPKIYRHARNSSTGFCFNETSGLDETSSLDRRKKAEHGIIRDSNSGSGIDADSLIDELIRSTIHDQPNENDENLGLQLFIAKDGSTTLGTPKTRSQVLSGSLKEVVVKSNQN